From one Pontibacillus sp. HMF3514 genomic stretch:
- the fliJ gene encoding flagellar export protein FliJ: MADVATFYKLLDLKETEKNLAQKDYQDSVDQFEEIATKLYHLLKQKEDAEAKYLQALKSTTNVSTLHLNQQYIARLDQQIGQLQPSVQQARGDMEQKQEVLSSAHVEMKKYEKIIERKEEYHRVSEIEHEKKEMDEISMQQFISQGS; the protein is encoded by the coding sequence ATGGCAGATGTTGCTACGTTTTATAAGTTGTTAGATTTAAAAGAGACAGAGAAGAATCTAGCTCAAAAAGACTATCAAGATTCTGTAGATCAATTTGAAGAGATTGCAACCAAACTCTATCACTTATTAAAGCAAAAAGAAGATGCAGAAGCTAAATATCTTCAAGCACTAAAGTCAACGACAAATGTCAGTACACTACACCTAAACCAACAATACATCGCTCGATTAGATCAACAAATTGGTCAGCTCCAACCATCGGTCCAACAAGCACGAGGGGATATGGAGCAAAAACAAGAGGTGCTTTCTTCAGCCCATGTAGAAATGAAAAAATACGAAAAAATTATAGAACGCAAAGAAGAGTATCATAGAGTATCTGAAATAGAACATGAAAAGAAAGAAATGGATGAGATCTCTATGCAACAATTTATTAGTCAAGGAAGTTAG
- a CDS encoding MotE family protein, protein MAVNEYKNEEEKTGRFQWFVLVILIPLIFAIMLSLIVATIAGVNVFEAAQKYSSEIPVISSIIPDQDEKESSEAESPELKAELEDKKAQIQSLQNELTSKDKTIEELNKEITDLTNQLASKDESKQDRDQLLKKISTSFKEMDADKAAPIIANLDQNVAISLLESLPDEERGLIFAEMNPEQAANLTSAFVQSTNAPEESDSSEE, encoded by the coding sequence ATGGCCGTTAATGAGTACAAAAATGAGGAGGAAAAGACAGGGAGATTTCAATGGTTTGTGCTTGTTATCTTAATCCCATTAATCTTCGCTATTATGTTGAGCTTAATCGTAGCCACTATAGCTGGCGTGAATGTATTTGAAGCAGCTCAAAAGTATTCTAGTGAAATTCCTGTTATATCCTCTATCATTCCGGATCAAGATGAAAAGGAAAGCTCTGAGGCTGAATCACCTGAGCTAAAAGCAGAACTAGAAGATAAAAAAGCTCAAATTCAATCATTACAAAATGAACTAACATCTAAAGATAAGACAATTGAAGAATTAAATAAGGAAATTACAGACTTAACAAATCAATTAGCATCCAAAGACGAGTCGAAACAAGATCGTGACCAACTTTTGAAAAAAATCTCTACCTCATTTAAAGAAATGGATGCTGATAAAGCTGCACCAATCATTGCAAACTTAGACCAAAATGTTGCTATATCTCTGTTAGAAAGTTTACCGGATGAAGAGAGAGGCCTAATTTTTGCTGAGATGAATCCAGAGCAAGCTGCTAATTTAACAAGTGCTTTCGTCCAAAGTACAAATGCTCCAGAAGAGTCAGATTCATCAGAAGAATAG
- a CDS encoding flagellar hook-length control protein FliK: MNLGALMNSNMSDSKKILQTLKSAEGGSKLGAFAEQLQSLVNQSNPIEKTLSSKMGEGEFLSKLKGLFSSLKQLLQSLPKDVLKLEESMLTSLKQSGLWEKLSQDLKESMKQLFNGETNINELIQKESDLKDSQNMLALFAWVQTSNLQETNNLQTQQLSSQVKELIQSMDLSAKKENQPVHGWKQAIIFTQETNSSSTTEGVQLTDQQKNQLREMAMKLQTTFEKMAQLSKQQSSEITKLEKQMFELAKQWLQLEKQSNVSAKDRPQLLQALKEQGVSQKGSHVWDKVLTNLQKRQTFSSMNQYGTDAKVTYKEFSKWMQNAWKNMNATSQSKQDVSSQQSVTASLDTMPMSKQEQYVIKMNTNQQEANTHKQLIDQFQKVMNRSRFLSNQNGQQLSIKLKPGNLGEMMVRMTQQNGEMMVKIMVTSQTTKEMLEGNLQQLRHMFSPNQVVVEKQDLNVNSQQNMHFQKEQDEYSEEQHDPQSTNEENEHEQHDEESESLDFHELLMNEKV, from the coding sequence ATGAATCTAGGTGCGTTAATGAACTCAAATATGAGTGATTCCAAGAAAATCTTACAGACATTGAAATCAGCAGAAGGTGGTTCAAAGTTAGGAGCATTTGCTGAACAGTTACAAAGCCTTGTAAACCAGTCTAATCCTATTGAAAAGACACTCTCATCAAAAATGGGAGAAGGCGAGTTCTTAAGCAAATTAAAAGGCTTGTTTAGCTCATTAAAACAATTGCTTCAATCCCTACCAAAGGATGTATTAAAGCTTGAAGAATCAATGCTCACTTCCCTCAAGCAAAGCGGGCTATGGGAGAAGTTATCACAAGATTTAAAAGAATCAATGAAGCAATTGTTTAATGGAGAAACGAACATTAATGAGCTCATACAAAAAGAATCTGATCTAAAAGATTCACAAAACATGTTAGCCCTTTTTGCTTGGGTTCAAACGTCAAATTTACAAGAAACAAACAATTTACAAACTCAGCAACTATCATCACAAGTGAAAGAGCTCATTCAATCTATGGATCTATCAGCTAAAAAGGAAAATCAACCTGTTCATGGTTGGAAGCAAGCAATTATTTTCACACAAGAAACCAATTCATCAAGTACAACTGAAGGAGTCCAATTAACGGACCAACAAAAGAATCAGTTACGTGAAATGGCTATGAAGCTTCAAACAACATTTGAAAAGATGGCCCAACTAAGTAAGCAACAATCTTCAGAAATAACAAAGCTAGAAAAACAAATGTTTGAGCTTGCTAAACAATGGCTTCAGTTAGAAAAACAATCGAATGTGTCCGCTAAGGATCGGCCACAATTGCTTCAAGCTTTGAAAGAACAGGGCGTATCACAGAAAGGTAGTCATGTTTGGGATAAAGTGCTAACCAACTTACAGAAGCGTCAAACATTTTCGAGTATGAACCAATATGGTACAGATGCAAAGGTAACTTATAAAGAGTTTAGTAAGTGGATGCAAAATGCTTGGAAAAACATGAATGCGACATCTCAATCCAAACAAGATGTCTCCAGTCAACAATCTGTTACAGCTTCCTTAGACACAATGCCGATGTCTAAGCAAGAGCAATATGTGATTAAAATGAATACAAATCAGCAAGAAGCTAATACACATAAGCAATTAATTGATCAGTTTCAAAAAGTAATGAACAGAAGTCGTTTCTTATCGAATCAGAATGGTCAACAACTATCCATTAAGCTCAAGCCTGGTAACCTAGGAGAAATGATGGTGAGGATGACCCAGCAAAATGGAGAAATGATGGTAAAGATTATGGTTACATCTCAAACAACCAAGGAGATGCTTGAAGGGAACTTGCAACAATTGAGACATATGTTCTCTCCTAATCAGGTTGTGGTAGAAAAACAAGATCTCAATGTGAACTCTCAACAAAACATGCACTTTCAAAAAGAACAAGATGAATACTCTGAAGAGCAACACGATCCACAATCTACTAATGAGGAAAATGAACACGAACAACACGATGAAGAATCTGAGTCGCTAGATTTTCACGAGTTGTTAATGAATGAGAAAGTGTAG
- the flgD gene encoding flagellar hook assembly protein FlgD, producing MTSIDPSLYIKSQQQTQTVSGSKGPSLGKDEFLKILMTQLKNQDPTNPMKDKEFVSQMTNFSMLEQMTNMSTAIEDLTQAQSFAPVVKYSSMIGKDVSYEVLDENGNVTGVETSQVEAVSKKQNSIVLELANGTSISTDQIRRVSEGADSEQNIAQ from the coding sequence ATGACAAGTATAGATCCTTCGCTTTATATAAAGTCACAGCAACAAACTCAAACTGTGTCAGGATCAAAAGGGCCTTCACTTGGCAAAGATGAATTTTTAAAAATTCTAATGACACAATTGAAAAACCAAGATCCAACCAATCCGATGAAGGATAAAGAGTTTGTATCACAGATGACAAACTTCTCAATGTTAGAGCAAATGACAAACATGTCTACAGCTATTGAGGATTTAACACAAGCTCAGTCTTTTGCACCGGTAGTAAAATACAGTTCTATGATTGGGAAAGACGTATCTTATGAAGTTTTAGATGAGAATGGGAATGTTACAGGTGTGGAAACGAGTCAAGTTGAAGCGGTATCGAAAAAGCAAAATTCTATTGTGTTAGAGCTTGCTAATGGAACAAGCATCTCAACGGATCAAATTCGACGCGTTAGTGAAGGAGCAGATTCTGAACAAAATATAGCTCAATAG
- a CDS encoding TIGR02530 family flagellar biosynthesis protein, translating to MDPRIHQLQHQPLQLPKTKKSPATQPKQSFQQVLNQQVQGLKLSKHAETRLQERNIHIQDKQWQDISSKVSEAKSKGVTDSLVITKDAALVVSTKNQTVITAMGRQEATSQIFTNINGTIVMED from the coding sequence ATGGATCCAAGAATCCATCAACTGCAACATCAACCCTTACAGTTGCCAAAAACGAAAAAATCACCTGCTACACAACCAAAACAGTCATTCCAACAAGTATTGAACCAGCAAGTTCAAGGCTTGAAACTTAGCAAACATGCTGAAACGAGATTACAAGAACGTAATATTCATATTCAAGACAAGCAGTGGCAAGATATTTCGTCAAAAGTATCAGAAGCCAAATCTAAAGGGGTTACAGATTCTCTTGTCATTACTAAAGATGCGGCATTAGTCGTTAGTACGAAAAATCAAACGGTTATTACAGCGATGGGAAGACAAGAAGCAACATCGCAAATTTTCACAAACATTAATGGCACGATTGTGATGGAAGATTAG
- the flgG gene encoding flagellar basal body rod protein FlgG, giving the protein MLRSMYSGISGMKGFQTKLDVIGNNISNVNTYGYKKGRVTFQDMMSQSLSVAEGPAQDQAGLPLRGGKNPSQVGLGSQVGSIDNIHTQGNRQTTNRPLDLALEGDGMFMLAEGNNTNSPISGSDIFINDSNNTFTRSGNFYLDQEGYIVNSSGKYLVGSSAEAPDGFARLQIPDNAKSFSIASDGSVNYIDSTGSQVTAGTIKLAKFSNPSGLNKVGANEFEMTDNAGLTGPVEGDNVDGVINALYTPGQNGAASVVSGALEMSNVDLSEEFTEMITAQRGFQANTRIITTSDEILQELVNLKR; this is encoded by the coding sequence ATGCTACGTTCAATGTATTCAGGAATTTCAGGAATGAAAGGCTTTCAAACGAAGTTAGATGTTATCGGAAACAATATTTCTAACGTTAATACGTATGGTTACAAAAAAGGTCGCGTAACGTTCCAAGATATGATGAGTCAATCTTTATCCGTTGCGGAAGGTCCAGCACAAGACCAAGCTGGATTACCTCTACGAGGAGGTAAAAACCCTTCACAAGTTGGATTAGGTTCACAAGTAGGGTCTATTGATAACATTCATACACAAGGGAATCGTCAAACCACTAACCGCCCACTAGATTTAGCCCTAGAAGGCGATGGAATGTTTATGCTAGCTGAAGGAAACAACACCAATTCTCCAATCAGTGGAAGTGACATTTTTATTAATGATTCCAATAACACCTTCACACGTTCAGGTAATTTCTATTTGGATCAAGAAGGCTACATTGTAAATTCCAGCGGTAAGTATTTAGTTGGATCATCAGCGGAGGCTCCAGATGGATTTGCTCGTTTGCAAATTCCAGATAACGCTAAAAGCTTTAGTATTGCTAGTGACGGTTCTGTTAACTATATCGATAGCACAGGTTCCCAAGTTACAGCTGGTACAATTAAACTTGCTAAGTTCTCTAATCCATCGGGTTTAAACAAAGTTGGAGCTAACGAGTTTGAAATGACAGATAATGCTGGATTAACTGGTCCTGTTGAAGGTGATAACGTTGATGGAGTCATTAATGCGCTTTATACTCCAGGGCAAAACGGTGCAGCATCTGTTGTTTCAGGTGCACTAGAAATGTCGAATGTTGACCTTTCCGAAGAGTTCACAGAGATGATTACAGCACAGCGTGGTTTCCAGGCTAATACTCGAATCATTACAACATCTGATGAAATCCTTCAAGAGCTTGTTAACCTAAAACGTTAA
- a CDS encoding flagellar FlbD family protein — MINLTRLNGDSFTLNAIYIEQVQSFPDTTLTLHNGKKLVVKESHEKVISLTKQFYRQVGLVGVQVEKEGDSS, encoded by the coding sequence ATGATAAATCTTACCCGTTTAAATGGTGATTCATTCACCTTAAATGCTATTTACATAGAACAGGTGCAGTCATTTCCAGATACGACTTTAACACTCCATAATGGAAAAAAACTTGTTGTCAAAGAGTCACATGAAAAAGTCATTTCTCTTACTAAACAATTCTATCGACAGGTTGGTCTTGTGGGGGTTCAAGTTGAAAAAGAGGGGGATTCCTCATGA
- the fliL gene encoding flagellar basal body-associated protein FliL: MNQKVFKTMLVTLIVITVIGVVALVMVMTISGKEKEDGKPSIDEIIENSFETEELTTDLKNDRFVRIQFRIVTNSKDAKEELQKRDFQLKNILIKELSKMNQDEFKTGVDNLENMLKTRLNELMVEGKVTDVYTINKVLQ; encoded by the coding sequence ATGAATCAAAAAGTATTTAAAACGATGCTTGTTACATTAATCGTTATAACGGTGATTGGAGTTGTAGCTTTAGTAATGGTTATGACGATTTCTGGCAAGGAAAAAGAAGACGGAAAACCTTCTATTGATGAGATTATCGAGAACTCCTTTGAAACAGAAGAGTTAACCACCGATTTGAAAAATGATCGCTTTGTTCGAATTCAATTTCGAATTGTTACGAATAGTAAAGATGCTAAAGAAGAGTTGCAAAAACGCGACTTTCAGTTAAAAAATATTTTAATCAAAGAACTCTCGAAAATGAATCAAGATGAATTTAAAACAGGTGTCGACAATTTAGAAAACATGTTAAAAACGCGCTTAAATGAACTAATGGTAGAGGGCAAAGTTACAGATGTTTATACCATTAATAAGGTTTTACAATAA
- the fliM gene encoding flagellar motor switch protein FliM — protein MAEEVLSQNEIDALLSAISTGEMDADDLKKEEKQKKVRVYDFKRALRFSKDQIRSLSRIHENFARLLTTYFSAQLRTYINISVASVDQIPYEEFIRSIPKKTILNIYSVEPLDGRVLLEINPNIAYAMMDRMLGGKGVSVNKVENLTEIETKIMSQLFEKAIDNLQEAWSSVVDIEPELEEFEVNPQFLQMVSPNETVVVISLNTEIGEASGMINICIPHVVLEPIIPKLSVHYWMQTQTSDREPEEYEALAKSVQKAEVDVSAMLGESSMTIDQFLQLGQGDVIQLDQNIQDPLKMKVDQETKFYVQPGKVKKKVAVQVMEEYRRGDADYE, from the coding sequence GTGGCTGAAGAGGTTCTCTCACAGAATGAGATTGATGCCTTGCTATCGGCAATATCTACTGGAGAGATGGATGCCGATGATTTAAAAAAGGAAGAAAAACAAAAAAAGGTAAGAGTATATGATTTTAAACGTGCCCTTCGTTTTTCAAAAGACCAAATACGAAGCTTATCTCGTATTCACGAGAACTTTGCGCGTTTATTGACTACTTACTTTTCTGCTCAACTCCGGACTTATATTAATATTTCAGTAGCGTCTGTTGACCAGATACCTTATGAAGAATTTATTCGATCGATACCGAAGAAAACCATTTTGAATATTTATTCGGTAGAACCATTAGATGGTCGAGTTTTACTAGAGATTAACCCCAATATTGCGTATGCCATGATGGATCGTATGCTTGGTGGAAAAGGGGTTTCTGTTAATAAAGTTGAAAATCTTACAGAAATCGAGACGAAAATTATGTCTCAGCTGTTTGAAAAAGCTATAGATAATTTACAAGAAGCCTGGAGTTCTGTTGTTGATATTGAACCAGAGCTTGAAGAATTTGAGGTTAACCCACAGTTTTTGCAAATGGTGTCACCTAACGAGACCGTTGTGGTTATTTCATTAAACACAGAGATTGGTGAAGCTAGTGGCATGATCAATATCTGTATACCTCATGTTGTATTAGAACCGATTATTCCAAAGTTATCCGTCCATTATTGGATGCAGACACAAACGTCTGACCGAGAGCCTGAAGAATATGAAGCATTAGCCAAGAGTGTTCAAAAAGCAGAAGTAGATGTTAGTGCTATGCTGGGTGAATCTAGTATGACGATTGATCAATTCCTTCAATTAGGACAAGGTGATGTCATCCAACTAGATCAAAATATTCAAGATCCATTAAAGATGAAAGTAGATCAAGAGACAAAATTCTATGTACAGCCGGGTAAAGTGAAAAAGAAAGTGGCCGTGCAAGTTATGGAAGAATATCGAAGGGGGGACGCAGATTATGAGTGA
- the fliY gene encoding flagellar motor switch phosphatase FliY — MSDDMLSQDEIDALLRGTADEDDEQEGQQESPEEGNLSTLEQDALGEIGNISFGSSATALSSLLNQKVDITTPTISVIEQSQLPDEFPQPNVAIQVTYTEGFSGMNLLVIQQKDAAIIADLMLGGDGTSPDEELNDIHLSAVQEAMNQMMGSAATSMSTVFNKRVDISPPSIDLLNVKEGEGTETIPDNQILVKVSFQLRIGDLIDSTIMQVLPLNFAKDLVNQLLNPPEQEPEEESAPQAAPQQQEQVAQQSAPPNQAPQQSAQVTQQQPVQQAPQQSAQTQQPQQPKQPQHIGGMGDAQNADVQAAEFSSFNQVELPKNEQRNLDMLLDIPLRVTVELGRTKRTIKEILELSSGSIVELDKLAGEPVDIHVNEKLIAKGEVVVIDENFGVRVTDILSQQERLKKLQ; from the coding sequence ATGAGTGATGATATGCTTTCACAAGATGAAATCGACGCGCTATTACGAGGGACAGCTGATGAAGATGATGAGCAAGAAGGACAACAAGAGTCCCCAGAGGAAGGAAACCTTTCTACATTAGAACAAGACGCTTTAGGTGAGATTGGCAATATCTCTTTTGGTAGTTCCGCTACAGCTTTATCGAGTCTATTAAATCAAAAGGTGGATATTACAACACCTACGATTTCTGTAATTGAGCAGTCTCAATTACCAGATGAATTCCCACAACCAAATGTAGCCATTCAGGTAACGTACACAGAAGGTTTTTCTGGTATGAACCTATTAGTCATCCAGCAAAAGGATGCAGCGATAATTGCGGACCTTATGCTAGGCGGAGATGGTACGTCTCCAGATGAGGAATTAAATGATATTCACTTAAGTGCTGTGCAAGAAGCAATGAATCAGATGATGGGTTCTGCAGCAACTAGTATGTCTACTGTATTTAATAAACGAGTGGATATATCCCCGCCTTCTATTGATCTACTAAATGTAAAAGAAGGTGAAGGGACTGAAACGATTCCTGACAATCAAATATTAGTTAAGGTATCGTTCCAGCTAAGAATTGGAGACTTAATCGATTCAACGATTATGCAAGTGTTACCATTAAATTTCGCAAAAGATTTAGTGAACCAATTATTAAACCCTCCTGAACAGGAACCTGAGGAAGAAAGTGCACCACAAGCGGCACCACAACAGCAAGAACAGGTAGCTCAACAAAGTGCACCACCAAATCAAGCACCACAACAAAGTGCACAAGTGACACAGCAACAACCAGTACAGCAAGCACCACAACAGAGTGCTCAAACACAACAACCACAGCAACCGAAGCAGCCACAACATATTGGTGGTATGGGGGATGCTCAAAATGCAGACGTGCAAGCAGCTGAGTTCTCAAGCTTTAATCAAGTAGAGTTACCTAAAAATGAACAACGCAATTTGGATATGTTACTTGATATTCCATTACGTGTAACCGTTGAATTAGGGCGAACAAAACGAACGATTAAAGAGATTTTAGAACTATCTTCAGGGTCGATTGTGGAGCTAGATAAGTTAGCTGGTGAGCCTGTTGATATTCATGTCAATGAAAAGCTTATTGCTAAGGGGGAGGTTGTCGTCATCGATGAAAACTTCGGTGTACGAGTTACAGATATTTTAAGTCAGCAAGAGCGACTCAAAAAATTACAATAA
- a CDS encoding response regulator, producing MASKILIVDDAAFMRMMIKDILTKNGFEVVGEAQDGNQAIEKYKELEPDLVTLDITMPEMDGITALKEIKSTYPEAKVIMCSAMGQQAMVIDAIQAGAKDFIVKPFQADRVLEAINKALG from the coding sequence ATGGCTAGTAAAATATTAATTGTAGACGACGCTGCATTTATGCGTATGATGATCAAGGATATTTTAACGAAGAATGGTTTTGAAGTAGTAGGTGAAGCACAGGATGGTAACCAAGCTATTGAAAAGTATAAAGAGCTTGAGCCGGATCTAGTAACACTAGATATTACAATGCCTGAGATGGATGGAATCACAGCTTTAAAAGAGATTAAGAGCACATACCCTGAAGCAAAGGTCATTATGTGTTCAGCGATGGGACAACAAGCTATGGTCATTGATGCAATTCAAGCGGGGGCTAAAGACTTTATCGTAAAACCGTTCCAAGCTGATCGAGTACTTGAAGCCATCAATAAAGCTTTAGGATAA
- the fliO gene encoding flagellar biosynthetic protein FliO — MKKQIVLWITVLLMLCFLPLHTSNASTTDPSAKECIENPDKAGCNDGEEDQGSSSPLNQSAQEESPSLAWNIVKLVLALAFIIVLIYGLLKFVNKRNQMFSNVRAMQNLGGISLGQHKSMQLVRIGDRYYVVGVGDNVELLTEIEDEKTIQELSNSSEGEAYNPGARLASLLSKNKKQTSQESDSSIQFQQLFQSELKSLKQKREKFIEKQQQKKEDSDE, encoded by the coding sequence ATGAAGAAACAGATTGTATTATGGATAACTGTACTACTTATGTTGTGCTTTCTTCCATTACATACATCCAACGCCTCGACTACAGACCCAAGTGCAAAAGAATGTATAGAGAATCCTGATAAGGCAGGGTGTAATGATGGAGAAGAGGACCAAGGATCTTCTTCTCCTTTAAACCAATCGGCTCAAGAAGAGTCACCATCATTAGCTTGGAACATCGTGAAGCTCGTTTTAGCTCTTGCTTTTATTATCGTCCTTATTTATGGACTTCTTAAATTTGTAAATAAGCGAAATCAAATGTTCAGTAATGTCCGCGCCATGCAAAACTTAGGAGGTATTTCCTTAGGACAACATAAATCTATGCAACTAGTAAGAATAGGTGACCGCTATTATGTAGTTGGTGTAGGTGACAATGTAGAACTGTTAACAGAAATAGAGGATGAGAAAACCATTCAAGAATTATCAAATTCTTCAGAAGGTGAAGCATATAACCCTGGTGCACGTTTAGCTTCACTCCTATCAAAAAACAAGAAACAAACATCTCAAGAATCTGACTCATCCATTCAGTTTCAGCAGTTGTTCCAGTCAGAGCTAAAGTCGTTAAAACAAAAACGAGAAAAATTCATAGAGAAGCAACAACAAAAGAAAGAGGATTCAGATGAATGA
- the fliP gene encoding flagellar type III secretion system pore protein FliP (The bacterial flagellar biogenesis protein FliP forms a type III secretion system (T3SS)-type pore required for flagellar assembly.): MNEFIDIFSNSDPTNISTSIKLLLLLTILSLAPSILILMTSFTRILIVLSFVRTSLATQTMPPNQVLIGLALFITFFVMAPTLQEVNQEALTPLFNEEITLDEAYEQASIPMKDFMAKHTREKDLALFMNYAGMERPSTIQDVPLTTLVPAFAISELKTAFQMGFMIFIPFLVIDMAVASVLMSMGMMMLPPVMISLPFKILLFVLVDGWYLITQSLLEGF, encoded by the coding sequence ATGAATGAATTTATAGACATTTTTTCAAATTCAGATCCAACAAATATTTCGACATCTATCAAGCTTTTGTTGTTATTAACGATTCTTTCTCTAGCACCAAGTATATTAATCTTAATGACAAGCTTTACTCGAATTTTAATTGTACTATCGTTTGTACGTACTTCATTAGCAACACAAACGATGCCACCTAACCAAGTGCTAATTGGTCTAGCCTTGTTTATTACTTTTTTTGTGATGGCACCTACGTTACAAGAAGTTAATCAAGAAGCATTGACACCGCTTTTTAATGAAGAAATTACACTAGATGAAGCCTATGAACAAGCAAGTATACCCATGAAAGATTTCATGGCCAAGCATACAAGGGAAAAAGACTTAGCTTTATTTATGAATTATGCAGGAATGGAACGGCCAAGTACGATACAAGATGTTCCACTTACAACGCTCGTTCCAGCATTCGCAATAAGTGAGCTAAAAACGGCTTTCCAAATGGGTTTTATGATCTTTATCCCATTTCTCGTCATAGATATGGCTGTTGCCAGTGTTTTAATGTCGATGGGTATGATGATGCTTCCGCCAGTTATGATTTCATTACCATTTAAAATATTATTGTTTGTTCTTGTAGATGGATGGTATCTCATTACACAGTCATTACTCGAAGGGTTTTAG
- the fliQ gene encoding flagellar biosynthesis protein FliQ gives MNSQFVISLAEKGIYTVLTVTGPLLLLALSVGLLVSIFQATTQIQEQTLAFIPKIVAVLAGLVFFGPWMLSMMVEFARDIFMNLNQFVG, from the coding sequence ATGAACAGTCAATTTGTTATCTCACTAGCTGAAAAAGGAATTTATACTGTCCTAACTGTAACAGGGCCTCTCCTTTTGCTGGCTTTATCGGTTGGTTTGCTCGTATCGATATTCCAGGCAACAACACAGATTCAAGAGCAAACACTAGCGTTTATACCTAAGATTGTTGCTGTATTAGCTGGCCTTGTGTTCTTCGGCCCTTGGATGTTGTCGATGATGGTTGAATTTGCTCGTGATATTTTTATGAATCTAAACCAATTTGTAGGGTAA
- the fliR gene encoding flagellar biosynthetic protein FliR yields the protein MLDIINLNSVPAFLLIFMRVTAFFVTLPIFSYRNVPSQHKVGFSFFLTWIMYFTIDVPVVLLNETFYLLIIKEALVGLMVGFIAYLLISAIQVAGGFIDFQMGFAIANVIDPQTGAQSPLIGQYLYTFTLLFLLAVNGHHLLIDGVFYSYEVIPMEQLYVPFSNPDMMDYVLQTFNKMFVIAFQMAIPIVGCLFLVDVALGIIARTVPQLNVFVVGLPLKILVSFIVIFISFGMFTMLVHQLFELMLVSMRSLMQLMGGA from the coding sequence ATGCTAGATATTATTAACTTGAATTCCGTGCCAGCATTTTTATTAATCTTCATGAGAGTGACTGCATTTTTCGTAACATTACCAATCTTCTCTTATCGAAATGTGCCATCCCAGCACAAAGTTGGTTTTAGCTTTTTTTTAACATGGATTATGTATTTCACGATAGATGTACCTGTTGTGTTATTAAATGAAACGTTTTACTTATTAATTATTAAAGAAGCTTTAGTTGGTCTGATGGTAGGTTTTATAGCTTATTTGCTTATCTCGGCTATTCAAGTGGCAGGTGGCTTTATTGATTTTCAGATGGGTTTTGCGATTGCGAATGTCATTGACCCTCAAACTGGAGCTCAAAGTCCTTTAATCGGCCAATATCTATACACCTTTACTCTATTATTTTTATTAGCCGTTAATGGCCACCATTTACTTATAGATGGCGTTTTTTATAGTTATGAAGTCATACCAATGGAACAACTATATGTACCATTCTCTAACCCAGATATGATGGATTATGTGTTACAGACGTTTAATAAAATGTTCGTCATTGCATTTCAAATGGCCATTCCGATTGTAGGATGTTTGTTTTTAGTTGATGTTGCACTAGGGATTATTGCGCGAACTGTACCCCAGTTAAACGTATTTGTAGTAGGACTTCCTTTAAAGATCCTTGTAAGCTTTATTGTTATTTTTATTTCTTTTGGAATGTTTACGATGTTAGTTCATCAATTATTCGAACTTATGCTGGTGTCTATGAGAAGTCTTATGCAACTAATGGGAGGCGCTTAA